One stretch of Streptomyces sp. NBC_01363 DNA includes these proteins:
- a CDS encoding CHAT domain-containing protein, which yields MNDTDDAGLRERAADAIRRTAGARALPAAVAAPTGPQGAERDALISELRALSAEFERDLPGDPLGQAVTARLGTLTGSRWAADGAESDRHEAIRLLRGARASGLLAPDDHLGAARELVALLLGPAVRVAPGRFDSAIGLDGFSLLMQMGKPEKLGGAGVIEALPELQQLVEEIGGAAPPVLQGLSMMSAYAEALNGGDARGLAAMCEQMLAGDLGPMMPSGPLGSVVRTLMPLVRSSAQGLADEGPASDATDLAGEGPASDAADLAGEEPASDATDLTSEEPAAVGGGPAAQDGRPSALPELARAVSALSAPDSDDNMRDIVALLAEMDRPGVLAPDEFAELLTRLGDPGQGAEPGDQVLSALGAMGLGIRTGRPEEFQEALRLIREAAAAAGPDDKMAWMARSMLPGALVGAMLVGGSLQDLEEAQAILEDLLTPGEGLSADALPELPGLSEALMVNQCLRIHIRATGAGEVGDTETLEALVGELLDILDACEDTEWSFLPLYELGVVHLSLAWLTGSIDSLRSAVHYQEQALTSPDVPLLAQTMLDMSWAPLLTLSSFLEPSVDRIQEGIRRTRATLLGAPVMVDQRVRARQAIGLALDAVYGMTGDPSVLDEMITELECTEEELTGVSGGSAAAMHWQLADAYGRRAAHGGDDLVRAVESARHSLRTIADDVLLQQGVQHGLQVARTGASRALAAAGWAVGAGRPADAVACLEEGRALVLGAAAVSATVAERLAERGEHELADRWRRETSRRTTGPRAGGSRSELAEVVLGASFGSPELPSALRRRALELLRPADGEDVPGRIPAVSELVAAAGRAGIDALVYLLPGQGGADGSAVLLVPGQPPRSLPLPGLSAEGRAPLDGYLDAAAQHATARRGQQRWEAALDALCAWAGEAVMAPVLDELALWERGLTESGLVGGPATQPAPQPVRLTLIACGNLGVVPWQAALLTVPPAPGHGPAPDGRPGTVRACELAVLSYAASGREFARAAGRERLPAALGQALVCVPGWDLDGAEDEILALADTYYPDAALYGTLMTRDLTPEPPEGTPQEVLALLGAGPGRDTGRVALVHLACHGVAGSDPTASALELGWPQGTEPEAGRLTVTALLDTPFDRTEGAGGPLVVLSACETDLSARDHDEALTLTTALAHRLAADVVGSRWTVPDVASSVLMTVFHDRLGAGLAPPDALRAAQRWMLAPPGRRDTVRGLTPELGRAAAELDLSVPFAWAAFIHQGNPGAAGQDGAPGTHTSAPSAPLAP from the coding sequence TCCGGTCTCCTCGCACCGGACGACCACCTGGGGGCCGCGCGCGAACTCGTCGCCCTGCTGCTGGGCCCGGCGGTGCGCGTCGCTCCGGGCCGCTTCGACAGCGCGATCGGCCTGGACGGGTTCTCGCTGCTGATGCAGATGGGCAAGCCCGAGAAGCTCGGCGGTGCCGGCGTCATCGAAGCCCTTCCCGAACTCCAGCAGTTGGTGGAGGAGATCGGCGGCGCCGCGCCTCCCGTCCTCCAGGGCCTCTCGATGATGAGCGCGTACGCCGAGGCGCTGAACGGGGGCGATGCCCGGGGTCTGGCGGCCATGTGCGAGCAGATGCTCGCCGGTGACCTCGGCCCGATGATGCCCTCCGGCCCGTTGGGCTCCGTCGTGCGGACGCTGATGCCGTTGGTCAGATCCAGCGCACAGGGACTGGCTGACGAGGGCCCGGCATCGGATGCGACGGACCTGGCGGGCGAGGGTCCGGCATCGGATGCGGCGGACCTGGCGGGCGAGGAACCGGCATCGGATGCTACGGACCTGACGAGCGAGGAACCGGCCGCCGTGGGCGGCGGCCCGGCGGCGCAGGACGGGCGTCCGTCGGCCCTGCCGGAACTGGCTCGGGCCGTCTCCGCCCTGTCGGCACCGGATTCGGACGACAACATGCGCGACATCGTGGCCCTGCTCGCCGAGATGGACCGGCCGGGCGTGCTCGCACCGGACGAATTCGCCGAGCTGCTGACCAGGCTGGGTGACCCCGGGCAGGGGGCGGAGCCCGGTGACCAGGTCCTGTCCGCACTCGGCGCGATGGGGCTCGGAATCCGCACCGGCCGTCCGGAGGAATTCCAGGAGGCGCTGCGGCTGATCCGCGAGGCCGCGGCGGCGGCGGGCCCGGACGACAAGATGGCCTGGATGGCGCGGAGCATGCTGCCCGGTGCCCTGGTCGGCGCCATGCTGGTCGGCGGGAGCCTCCAGGACCTGGAGGAGGCGCAGGCGATTCTGGAGGATCTCCTGACCCCCGGTGAGGGGCTGTCGGCCGATGCTCTGCCCGAACTGCCGGGCTTGAGCGAAGCATTGATGGTCAATCAGTGTCTGCGGATCCACATACGGGCGACCGGGGCGGGCGAGGTCGGCGATACGGAGACGCTCGAAGCGCTGGTGGGAGAACTCCTCGACATTCTGGACGCCTGTGAGGACACCGAGTGGTCGTTCCTCCCGCTCTACGAGCTGGGCGTGGTCCATCTCTCCCTCGCTTGGCTCACCGGCAGCATCGACTCGCTGCGCAGTGCGGTGCACTACCAGGAACAGGCGCTGACGAGCCCGGACGTACCACTGCTGGCACAGACGATGCTCGACATGAGCTGGGCGCCGCTGCTGACCTTGAGCTCCTTCCTCGAACCCTCCGTCGACCGTATCCAGGAAGGCATCCGGCGGACCCGGGCGACCTTGCTGGGTGCGCCCGTCATGGTCGATCAGCGGGTGCGGGCACGGCAGGCGATCGGGCTGGCCCTCGACGCGGTGTACGGCATGACCGGCGATCCGTCCGTCCTGGACGAGATGATCACCGAGCTGGAGTGCACCGAGGAGGAGCTGACGGGGGTGAGCGGGGGGTCGGCCGCCGCCATGCACTGGCAGCTGGCCGACGCGTACGGGCGGCGAGCCGCCCACGGAGGGGACGACCTGGTCAGGGCGGTCGAGAGCGCCCGGCACTCGCTCCGCACCATCGCCGACGACGTCCTGCTCCAGCAGGGCGTCCAGCACGGCCTCCAGGTCGCCAGGACCGGTGCCAGCCGCGCGCTGGCCGCCGCCGGCTGGGCGGTCGGTGCCGGGCGGCCCGCGGACGCGGTGGCCTGTCTGGAGGAGGGACGGGCACTGGTCCTCGGGGCGGCGGCGGTCTCGGCCACGGTCGCCGAACGGCTGGCGGAGCGCGGCGAGCACGAACTGGCCGACAGGTGGCGCCGGGAAACCTCCCGGAGAACCACCGGCCCCCGCGCGGGAGGCAGCCGGTCGGAGCTGGCGGAGGTCGTGCTGGGCGCGTCGTTCGGTAGCCCGGAACTGCCGAGCGCCCTGCGCCGCCGGGCCCTGGAACTGCTGCGTCCCGCCGACGGGGAGGACGTCCCCGGGCGGATTCCCGCCGTGTCCGAGCTGGTCGCCGCCGCCGGGCGCGCGGGGATCGACGCGTTGGTGTACCTCCTGCCGGGGCAGGGAGGCGCGGACGGCTCCGCCGTGCTGCTGGTCCCGGGGCAGCCGCCCCGGTCGCTGCCCCTGCCCGGTCTGTCGGCCGAGGGCCGGGCCCCGCTCGACGGCTATCTGGACGCCGCGGCCCAGCACGCCACGGCCCGGCGGGGGCAGCAGCGCTGGGAGGCCGCACTGGACGCGCTCTGCGCCTGGGCGGGCGAGGCCGTGATGGCCCCCGTCCTCGACGAACTCGCGTTGTGGGAAAGGGGACTCACGGAATCGGGCCTGGTGGGCGGCCCCGCGACGCAACCCGCGCCACAACCGGTCCGGCTGACCCTGATCGCCTGCGGGAACCTCGGTGTGGTGCCCTGGCAGGCGGCCCTGCTCACGGTCCCCCCGGCACCCGGGCACGGCCCGGCGCCGGACGGCAGGCCCGGCACGGTACGGGCGTGTGAGCTGGCCGTCCTCTCGTACGCCGCGTCCGGACGGGAGTTCGCACGGGCGGCCGGCCGGGAACGACTGCCGGCCGCCCTGGGACAGGCGCTGGTGTGCGTTCCCGGCTGGGACCTGGACGGTGCCGAGGACGAGATTCTGGCCCTGGCCGACACCTACTACCCGGACGCCGCCCTGTACGGAACCCTGATGACCCGCGACCTGACCCCGGAACCGCCCGAGGGCACCCCGCAGGAAGTGCTGGCGCTGCTGGGGGCGGGGCCCGGACGGGACACCGGGCGCGTCGCCCTCGTGCACCTGGCCTGCCACGGGGTGGCGGGTTCCGACCCCACCGCCTCAGCGCTGGAACTCGGCTGGCCGCAGGGCACGGAACCGGAGGCGGGCAGACTCACGGTCACCGCGCTGCTGGACACACCGTTCGACCGTACGGAGGGGGCGGGCGGCCCCCTGGTCGTGCTCAGCGCCTGCGAGACGGACCTCAGCGCCCGCGACCACGACGAGGCGCTGACACTGACCACGGCCCTGGCGCACCGGCTGGCCGCCGACGTGGTGGGCTCCCGCTGGACCGTCCCGGACGTGGCCAGCTCGGTACTGATGACCGTCTTCCACGACCGTCTCGGCGCCGGGCTGGCCCCGCCGGACGCGCTGCGGGCCGCCCAGCGCTGGATGCTGGCGCCGCCCGGCCGACGGGACACCGTGCGCGGTCTGACGCCCGAACTCGGCCGTGCGGCCGCCGAGCTGGACCTGTCGGTGCCGTTCGCCTGGGCCGCCTTCATCCACCAGGGCAATCCGGGAGCGGCCGGCCAGGACGGCGCCCCCGGCACGCATACGTCCGCCCCGTCTGCCCCGCTCGCCCCGTGA
- a CDS encoding RES family NAD+ phosphorylase, with the protein MDQIPPTGVAMRPLLRVLPAGTELWRCHENDFGPESFNPNQAHPYFRGNRFDATEQDPYPFLYAALDPVTALCEVLLRAVDFEDRTAVRLVPWAQASRYTLSVVRTTRELSLVELATAEGLAAVWQDSWLVDSEAGDYPKTRYWVRLMREHASETHGLVWESKRCRPRSALQLFGDRCGEAPLDTDPDRSLRLDSPEGLAEANRLLNPLRAVISSPWPD; encoded by the coding sequence ATGGACCAGATCCCGCCCACCGGCGTCGCCATGCGGCCCCTGCTGCGCGTCCTGCCCGCGGGGACCGAGCTCTGGCGCTGCCACGAGAACGACTTCGGCCCCGAGTCCTTCAACCCCAACCAAGCCCACCCGTACTTCCGCGGCAACCGGTTCGACGCCACCGAACAGGACCCCTACCCGTTCCTCTACGCCGCGCTCGACCCGGTCACCGCGCTCTGCGAAGTCCTGCTGCGCGCGGTCGACTTCGAGGACCGCACGGCGGTGCGGCTGGTCCCATGGGCGCAGGCGTCCCGGTACACGCTCTCGGTGGTGCGCACCACCCGCGAACTGTCCCTCGTCGAACTGGCGACGGCCGAGGGCCTGGCCGCCGTCTGGCAGGACTCCTGGCTGGTCGACTCCGAGGCCGGGGACTACCCGAAGACCCGCTACTGGGTACGGCTGATGCGTGAGCACGCCTCCGAGACGCACGGTCTGGTCTGGGAGTCGAAGCGGTGCCGGCCCAGGAGCGCCCTGCAGCTCTTCGGTGACCGTTGCGGGGAGGCACCGCTGGACACCGACCCGGACCGAAGCCTGCGGCTCGACTCCCCCGAGGGCCTGGCCGAGGCGAACCGGCTGCTCAACCCGCTCCGGGCCGTGATCTCCTCGCCCTGGCCGGACTGA
- a CDS encoding FHA domain-containing protein, translating to MTAPVRGTDGDRDDGYEGHDGYEGYDGYDDDWESVPDEEVRGPVPPPPDTAAGVRCPGCAALVPPGTPRCPRCLARIGGEGGGTAPPGTRVVLHFDTLALSLPVQPGEPLRLGRDPDWAPASAGAFKDLSVVSRRHASVSVDPDGTVWVTEETDGTVNGTWVNGGHLLPGERHRLRHGDRLQLSHRVGCTVRITGDGPC from the coding sequence ATGACCGCGCCGGTCCGGGGCACCGACGGGGACCGGGACGACGGGTACGAGGGACACGACGGTTACGAGGGGTACGACGGGTACGACGACGACTGGGAATCCGTACCGGACGAGGAGGTGCGCGGGCCGGTCCCGCCTCCCCCGGACACCGCCGCCGGCGTGCGCTGCCCCGGCTGTGCGGCTCTCGTGCCGCCCGGGACCCCGCGCTGTCCACGCTGTCTGGCCCGGATCGGCGGCGAGGGCGGCGGGACGGCGCCGCCCGGCACCCGGGTGGTGCTGCACTTCGACACCCTGGCCCTGTCGCTGCCCGTCCAGCCCGGGGAACCACTGAGGCTCGGCAGGGACCCGGACTGGGCCCCCGCCTCGGCCGGTGCCTTCAAGGACCTGTCCGTCGTGTCCCGTCGGCATGCCAGTGTGAGCGTCGATCCCGACGGCACGGTCTGGGTCACCGAGGAGACCGACGGAACCGTGAACGGCACCTGGGTGAACGGCGGTCACCTCCTGCCGGGTGAACGGCACCGGCTGCGCCACGGCGACCGCCTCCAGCTGAGCCACCGGGTCGGCTGCACCGTCCGCATCACGGGGGACGGGCCCTGCTGA
- a CDS encoding AAA family ATPase, producing the protein MDTHGTEDTRSYDYRKHRPGHDGPPAEVRDGTEEGGPERAVPLFVEELTSTLGVHSQYVLHGNIQDLHLVRHRSRDAHHPLVEVVWNALRRLGYQALIRYDQIRGFRVVTGPEQLMVEELLHVTRQSGGRDRHRPPVLMEIEPLLHGIVTGWAEHRRAGHGNGRSAAPLRVALLVEHAARLTTDVTRLTESERDFFVACLKLAEQAAPVPLPPGVLSPSASRGATPLFNPVIWLTEGERDLPNWLVSGSERIRTIAVPDPDADERRRMAALLRHEHTGPDDDGHRTGGGVTGKDPVDAFARASVGLPLRAMRQSLDLALSRGIPFGAMADAVRMYRLGVEKNPWRRDEIRQRIIEGERTVPERVLGQEAAVSMTLDILKRAAMGLSGSQATNPGHRPRGVLFFAGPTGTGKTELAKAVASVLFDSDQAYLRFDMSEFSSSHSADRLVGAPPGYVGYEAGGELTTAVRGNPFRVILFDEIEKADKGVLDKFLQVLEDGRLTDGQGVTTYFSECVLIFTSNLGVQRTDPQTEEREWIVRPGTPYRELARTVRLNVKRHFEHVIGRPELMNRLGGNVVVFDFISGEVAERIMKLQIDNIRRQLLAEHSISLELSPHARAQLTEYCTHDQWNGGRGIGMTLETHLINPLARALFADPAIGAGWTVSVREVHERDDGRVEIRIDTSPGFVPGQR; encoded by the coding sequence GTGGACACCCACGGCACCGAGGACACGCGGTCCTACGACTACCGCAAGCACCGTCCGGGCCACGACGGACCGCCCGCCGAGGTCCGGGACGGCACGGAGGAGGGCGGGCCGGAGCGCGCGGTGCCGCTGTTCGTCGAGGAGCTGACGAGCACGCTGGGCGTGCACTCCCAGTACGTCCTGCACGGCAACATCCAGGACCTCCACCTGGTGCGTCACCGTTCCCGGGACGCCCACCACCCGTTGGTCGAGGTCGTGTGGAACGCCCTGCGCAGGCTGGGGTACCAGGCGCTGATCCGCTACGACCAGATCCGGGGCTTCCGCGTCGTCACGGGCCCCGAACAGCTGATGGTCGAGGAACTGCTGCATGTCACCCGGCAGTCCGGCGGCCGGGACCGGCACCGCCCGCCGGTCCTGATGGAGATCGAGCCGCTGCTCCACGGCATCGTCACGGGCTGGGCCGAGCACCGGCGCGCCGGCCACGGCAACGGCCGGTCGGCGGCGCCCCTCCGGGTCGCCCTGCTCGTCGAGCACGCCGCCCGGCTGACCACCGATGTCACCCGGCTCACCGAGTCCGAGCGCGACTTCTTCGTGGCCTGCCTCAAGCTCGCCGAGCAGGCCGCGCCGGTCCCGCTGCCGCCGGGCGTGCTGTCGCCGTCCGCGAGCCGCGGCGCCACACCGCTGTTCAACCCGGTCATCTGGCTCACCGAGGGCGAACGCGATCTGCCGAACTGGCTGGTCTCCGGGAGCGAACGCATCCGCACCATCGCGGTGCCCGACCCGGACGCCGACGAACGCCGGCGGATGGCCGCCCTCCTGCGGCACGAGCACACCGGGCCGGACGACGACGGGCACCGCACCGGTGGCGGGGTGACGGGCAAGGACCCGGTGGACGCCTTCGCACGGGCGTCCGTCGGGCTGCCGCTGCGGGCCATGCGGCAATCCCTCGACCTGGCCCTCTCCCGGGGCATTCCGTTCGGCGCCATGGCCGACGCGGTACGGATGTACCGGCTGGGGGTGGAGAAGAACCCGTGGCGGCGCGACGAGATCCGGCAGCGGATCATCGAGGGCGAACGCACCGTGCCGGAGCGGGTGCTCGGTCAGGAGGCGGCCGTCTCCATGACGCTGGACATCCTCAAGCGGGCCGCGATGGGGCTCTCGGGCTCCCAGGCCACCAACCCGGGCCACCGGCCGCGTGGCGTGCTGTTCTTCGCGGGCCCCACCGGCACGGGCAAGACCGAGCTGGCCAAGGCCGTCGCCTCGGTGCTGTTCGACAGCGACCAGGCGTATCTGCGCTTCGACATGAGTGAGTTCTCCTCCTCGCACTCGGCGGACCGCCTGGTGGGGGCCCCGCCCGGATACGTGGGGTACGAGGCGGGCGGAGAGCTGACGACCGCGGTGCGCGGCAATCCGTTCCGGGTGATCCTGTTCGACGAGATCGAGAAGGCCGACAAGGGAGTTCTCGACAAGTTCCTCCAGGTGCTGGAGGACGGCAGGCTCACCGACGGGCAGGGCGTCACCACGTACTTCAGCGAATGCGTGCTGATCTTCACCTCCAATCTGGGGGTGCAGCGCACCGACCCGCAGACCGAGGAACGGGAGTGGATCGTCCGCCCGGGAACCCCGTACCGGGAACTGGCCCGGACCGTGCGGCTGAACGTGAAGCGTCACTTCGAGCACGTCATCGGCCGGCCCGAGCTGATGAACCGGCTCGGCGGCAATGTGGTGGTCTTCGACTTCATCTCCGGCGAGGTGGCCGAACGGATCATGAAGCTCCAGATCGACAACATCCGGCGCCAGTTGCTGGCCGAGCACAGCATCTCCCTCGAACTCTCCCCGCACGCACGGGCCCAGCTGACCGAGTACTGCACGCACGACCAGTGGAACGGCGGCCGGGGCATCGGCATGACGCTGGAGACGCACCTGATCAACCCGCTGGCCCGCGCCCTGTTCGCCGATCCGGCGATCGGTGCGGGCTGGACCGTGTCGGTGCGGGAGGTCCACGAGCGCGACGACGGCCGGGTGGAGATCCGCATCGATACGTCGCCCGGCTTCGTGCCCGGTCAGCGATGA
- a CDS encoding protein kinase, producing the protein MTVPPPTEVEVDEAGTGYRDPRDAETRKGLDRVPAALGGRFDLTQVLSSAHRPSQAVVLRVKDREARHASADVPLVLKWYHHRFGPDPGVRRVLAEGPGGPVAGLLESGTADGHPYDLTLSYGETDLARYHADHPGPLPPALVRAVVEQLHAALVAVHARDIVHRDVTPDNIMVRIQNEDRPELVLIDFGAAVHEPQHDRSRRRGWVGKPLYLAPEAAPHRQAVTPAVDWWSLGMVVAELAGGSHPIDFRGDEEVLTEVATHDPELPLLTDPRLLMLCQGLLTRAPEHRWGGDQVAAWLRGESPPTAPRTSGAAPQDLPPRRTLRPFPFMGREVTGAEELARLLDVNRLATGRLLGRRNRRAELVEWLGQFIDSPGRSSEENERLVALRAELAEPPDARTTARLINWLGPRLEVSYHGVPLDTLGIRQLTEAVTDGDAEARAVLTDLLRHELLPLLAERPGGAGLDEVHRRWSAHRAAWRPLTDEILSRGGPRDRGAARARLRSTDAVDAMLLRLAHEPGRVTAELARGAAAVRAALAVPVDWYTRLAADPDDTLRLIAARLLAGVATDEAAARHGELAEAEAARLLAADQDATLVWLRRLERPAMLGWALLGATTATVPWGFVIGLADVLGRASQQAVVLAWAQALPAAAAVFALELSAAAFIGPPHYHPRRSLAGRLIATSERPARFARSRGLRTLLPSAALLAAAVALGIYAVTVAPWAWPIGTVVALTVWTVHRTVSWRRELSRLRAGRTADRTGRPRGVVPAGPARTYRPHHPLPPPGGDR; encoded by the coding sequence ATGACTGTTCCGCCGCCCACGGAAGTGGAAGTCGACGAGGCCGGAACCGGCTACCGCGATCCGCGCGACGCGGAGACCCGCAAGGGGCTGGACCGGGTGCCGGCCGCACTGGGCGGACGCTTCGACCTCACCCAGGTGCTGAGCAGCGCCCACCGGCCGTCCCAGGCCGTGGTGCTGCGGGTCAAGGACCGGGAGGCCCGGCACGCGTCCGCCGACGTCCCCCTCGTACTGAAGTGGTACCACCACCGGTTCGGCCCCGACCCCGGCGTCCGCCGCGTCCTGGCCGAAGGGCCGGGCGGGCCGGTCGCCGGGCTGCTGGAGAGCGGCACCGCCGACGGCCACCCCTACGACCTGACCCTCTCGTACGGCGAGACCGACCTCGCCCGCTACCACGCCGACCACCCCGGGCCGCTGCCGCCCGCCCTGGTCCGGGCCGTCGTGGAACAGCTCCACGCGGCGCTGGTCGCGGTGCACGCGCGGGACATCGTGCACCGCGACGTCACGCCCGACAACATCATGGTGCGGATCCAGAACGAGGACCGGCCCGAACTGGTGCTGATCGACTTCGGCGCGGCGGTGCACGAGCCGCAGCACGACCGGTCGCGCCGGCGCGGCTGGGTGGGCAAGCCTCTCTACCTCGCACCGGAGGCGGCCCCGCACCGGCAGGCCGTGACCCCCGCCGTCGACTGGTGGTCCCTCGGCATGGTCGTCGCCGAACTGGCCGGCGGCAGCCACCCGATCGACTTCCGCGGCGACGAGGAGGTGCTGACCGAGGTCGCCACCCACGACCCCGAACTGCCCCTGCTGACCGACCCCCGCCTGCTGATGCTCTGTCAAGGACTGCTCACCCGGGCACCGGAGCACCGCTGGGGCGGCGATCAGGTGGCGGCCTGGCTGCGGGGTGAATCCCCACCGACGGCACCCCGCACGTCCGGTGCCGCGCCGCAGGACCTCCCGCCCCGGCGCACGCTGCGCCCCTTCCCCTTCATGGGCCGGGAGGTCACCGGCGCCGAGGAACTGGCCCGGCTCCTGGACGTCAACCGCCTCGCCACCGGACGGCTGCTGGGCCGTCGGAACCGGCGGGCCGAACTGGTCGAGTGGCTGGGCCAGTTCATCGACTCCCCCGGCCGCAGCTCCGAGGAGAACGAACGGCTCGTCGCCCTGCGCGCGGAACTCGCCGAACCGCCGGACGCCCGGACCACCGCACGGCTGATCAACTGGCTGGGCCCGCGACTGGAGGTCTCCTACCACGGGGTCCCCCTCGACACCCTGGGCATCCGGCAGCTGACCGAGGCGGTCACGGACGGCGACGCCGAGGCCCGCGCGGTACTGACCGATCTGCTGCGGCACGAACTGCTGCCCCTGCTCGCCGAACGTCCGGGCGGCGCCGGACTCGACGAGGTGCACCGGCGGTGGTCCGCGCACCGGGCCGCCTGGCGGCCGCTGACCGACGAGATCCTGTCGCGCGGCGGACCCCGCGACCGCGGCGCCGCCCGCGCCCGGCTGCGCAGCACCGATGCCGTCGACGCGATGCTGCTCCGGCTCGCCCACGAACCGGGGCGGGTCACGGCGGAACTGGCACGGGGGGCCGCCGCGGTGCGGGCCGCCCTGGCCGTGCCCGTCGACTGGTACACCCGGCTCGCCGCCGATCCGGACGACACCCTGCGGCTGATCGCCGCCCGGCTGCTGGCCGGTGTCGCCACCGACGAGGCCGCGGCGCGCCACGGGGAGCTGGCCGAGGCGGAGGCCGCCCGGCTGCTGGCCGCCGACCAGGACGCCACCCTTGTCTGGCTGCGCCGGCTGGAACGCCCGGCGATGCTGGGCTGGGCGCTGCTCGGGGCCACTACGGCCACCGTGCCGTGGGGGTTCGTGATCGGCCTCGCCGATGTCCTCGGACGGGCCTCCCAGCAGGCGGTCGTACTCGCCTGGGCACAGGCCCTGCCCGCCGCCGCCGCGGTGTTCGCCCTGGAGCTGTCCGCCGCGGCGTTCATCGGCCCGCCCCACTACCACCCCCGGCGGTCGCTCGCCGGGCGGCTGATCGCCACGTCGGAGCGCCCCGCCCGGTTCGCCCGGTCCCGCGGCCTGCGCACCCTGCTGCCGTCGGCCGCGCTGCTGGCCGCGGCGGTGGCCCTGGGGATCTACGCCGTCACCGTCGCGCCCTGGGCCTGGCCGATCGGCACCGTCGTGGCACTCACCGTCTGGACGGTGCACCGCACGGTCTCCTGGCGCCGGGAGCTGAGCCGGCTGCGCGCCGGGCGGACCGCGGACCGCACCGGCCGTCCGCGGGGCGTCGTGCCCGCGGGCCCGGCACGCACGTACCGGCCACACCATCCGCTGCCGCCGCCCGGAGGAGACCGATGA
- a CDS encoding macro domain-containing protein, giving the protein MSQETQPSSSAPEPPGPAPGGRALPPLPGAERLAAELRALRRPGLAGLRTLRPEALIRVAVAAGLSGGFDDEAAGVETLLKAGVRHLGGRTLSADGTRGDPLARAAAHTFGLLPDWRGVSGQERRKAAAAVYGVTSERFRKSQEQEVIAELALAVLAVARAAITGPPPSGLPGLPGPSGPDSGGGGPVTRTPEPVPDPPTRLTGPPLSAAAVHRVTVHVASIELLRDIDILVSSENIYLEMSKTFRSTVSGSLRRAAAIRDEAGETVDDVLARELVEWMRAHGRSGLPVRPGTVVPTSPGALAERGVRRIHHAAVASPTSDGHGYRVDPHVLAEAVSASFRLARAERDSYDPPLSSLCFPLLGAGHGLPPEKAARWLCWAVHEELSRDPSWTVHLVAQRPELARLLTAASSAP; this is encoded by the coding sequence ATGAGCCAGGAGACCCAGCCCTCCTCGTCCGCTCCAGAACCCCCCGGGCCCGCGCCCGGAGGCCGGGCGCTTCCGCCGCTGCCCGGCGCCGAGCGGCTGGCCGCGGAGCTGCGTGCCCTGCGCCGGCCCGGTCTGGCCGGCCTGCGCACCCTGCGGCCCGAGGCCCTGATCAGAGTGGCCGTCGCCGCGGGCCTGAGCGGGGGTTTCGACGACGAGGCCGCCGGAGTGGAGACGCTGCTGAAGGCCGGAGTGCGGCATCTCGGCGGACGCACCCTGTCCGCCGACGGCACCCGGGGCGACCCGCTCGCCAGGGCGGCGGCCCACACCTTCGGGCTGCTGCCGGACTGGCGGGGCGTTTCGGGCCAGGAACGCCGCAAGGCCGCGGCAGCCGTCTACGGCGTCACGTCCGAACGCTTCCGCAAGAGCCAGGAGCAGGAGGTGATCGCGGAACTGGCGCTCGCGGTACTGGCGGTGGCGCGGGCGGCCATCACCGGACCGCCTCCGTCCGGTCTGCCCGGTCTGCCCGGCCCGTCCGGCCCGGACAGTGGCGGAGGCGGTCCGGTGACGCGGACACCGGAGCCGGTGCCCGACCCGCCGACCCGGCTGACCGGACCACCGCTGTCGGCCGCCGCCGTGCACCGGGTCACCGTGCACGTCGCGTCCATCGAACTGCTGCGGGACATCGACATCCTGGTGTCCTCGGAGAACATCTATCTGGAGATGTCCAAGACGTTCCGCTCCACCGTGTCCGGATCGCTGCGCAGGGCCGCCGCGATCCGCGACGAGGCAGGCGAGACGGTCGACGACGTCCTCGCCCGTGAACTGGTCGAGTGGATGCGGGCCCACGGCCGGTCCGGGCTCCCGGTGCGCCCCGGCACCGTCGTCCCGACCTCGCCGGGAGCCCTCGCCGAGCGCGGCGTGCGCCGCATCCACCACGCGGCCGTCGCTTCCCCCACGAGCGACGGACACGGCTATCGAGTCGATCCGCACGTCCTCGCGGAGGCGGTCTCGGCCAGCTTCCGGCTGGCCCGCGCGGAACGCGACAGTTACGACCCGCCGCTCTCCTCCCTCTGCTTCCCCCTGCTCGGCGCGGGGCACGGACTGCCGCCGGAGAAGGCGGCGCGCTGGCTGTGCTGGGCCGTCCACGAGGAGTTGAGCCGCGATCCGTCCTGGACGGTGCACCTGGTGGCCCAGCGCCCCGAACTGGCGAGACTCCTCACGGCCGCCAGCTCCGCCCCCTGA